The following DNA comes from Alnus glutinosa chromosome 6, dhAlnGlut1.1, whole genome shotgun sequence.
TTACAAATGAATCATCCTCTCCCACACATTCTGGATGGTAAACTTTTAGGCAATCCCTGAAAGTGTTAGACATGTTACTGAAATAAGGTCGTCCTGCTTTGGATCTCTTATGGTACTCCAtaagagatgaaaaaaaaaacagttatcAATGTTTTCGGAGGCACAGATTAATAACTTTGATCAGCCCTAACAATTGTTAACCCTTGATCTTCTGGAAAAATTTAGTtgtgataaataaaaaatgctattttatgAGTTATTTGATTCTAAGAACCCAAAACTAAATACAGACGGTAACCATATACAAGCAGATACGGAAAGAAATGGTCCTTGTGTACAAGCTCATCATTTATACAAGAGATCAATGAACAATATGCTTCATTAAGAGTCACATTCTTTGAAgcatatgtcaaaaaaaaagggggggccCATCATCAGAAAACATAACTCACTTGTATCCTCAATGCCTTTTAATAGCTATGAACTCCTTTGCTCCcccacaaaagaaacaaaaccagCATACTTTAGAGCAAGGCAAATTAACAATCAATAGAAACGTAAAACAATTACAGAAAGAAATGTCCAACCTGGTGTTTCTGACTATGGTACTTATATAAATTGATGTATGACTTCCAAGGATAGTGTAACACCCCAGtcctatattgggaagagatgcatagctcacatagaatgagtggtttataaagatactcatgggtgctaagtcccacattgcctagttattaggtgaaactgggctttataatggattctaagaaagcttcaaattgactagtctttttggagtgatagcacagatgtggctagcactttttcttgggtcgttacaaatggtatcagagctaccTACTAACGCcaagtcatgtggtactggagcactgcatgaAGTGACCCTTACGAGAACATCAGGTgtttaagggggggagtttgtaacaccccagtcctatattgggaagagatgaatagctcacatagaataagtggtttataaagatactcatgggtgctaagtcccacattacctagttattaggtgaaactggactttataaggaattctaagaaagctccaaattaactagtccttttggggtgatagtgcaTATGTGACTAGCGTTTTTCCTTGAGTCATTACAAATAGAATCCACAAAGAATTTATACAAAAGACTCCTCCTTGAGTCTGAGAGTCTTGAATCAAGATATGAGAACCAGCCTACACATCCTTAACTAGTTAAGCAAACCCAACACATTGTATGTAAAAGCCAATTGAGCCTGAGAAGGATGAACAAATACATCAAAAAGAGTGTACATTATATAAGAACAGGAGCAAAGGTGGCAGTCAAGAAGTATTAAGGCACCTACATTTCTCTTATATGTGTTTGACTAGGCATCTTGTGAGATTCAATACACACAAACAAAGTGAAGAACTCCTTGAGCGTTAATTGAACATGACAGATGGAAGTGACCAAAATTTTTGGAGAGAACGTTGTAGCATCATACCATATTCTATTAGTTGCAAAAATAGCTAAAACATCAGTCCACATTTTATGGCGTAAAGTTCCAAACAATCACATATAAGTAAGGAAGAGACATTGACTAAAACAGTTCAATAAGCCATCCTCCAGAGAGAAGGCAACTGAGATGACTAccgtaatttttgttttttatggtTTTGTAAGTTTaaaagatagaaaataaaaatactgaTTTTATTGGGTGATTTTGTTACTAAAGGATTAATCCCAATTATTTTCTGGCATCATCCAATTATTTTGTCCAAAGAACAATTTACAGTGAGTagcttaaaaattattaaaatcgaTTAGCAGTAAGACTTCACAGAGTCATTCCATCACGAGCATACGCAAATATGAGTAATactaaaatcacatttttatctaaCTATtctacagtgatgatgtggCAGTTTCAATCAACTATTGGATCGGTccttattaaaattaaaaaattaaaaaattaataattggttgaaaataACACGTCACGATTACAGGATAAATATgtagtttctagcattattcaGCGGGTGGAAAAGGCCCACTGAAAACACATATTCCTACAAGTGCAATTaaattaatcaattaatatatatctttAATATGCCTAGCAGGAACATAATATCTATTTTCCTTAAGATAAACCgttatcatatttatttatttattattttttataagtactttGAAAGACCAAACTACCCTTGATCCCAGGGAAGGAAAATGGCTGTGTTTAGTGTTTTCTGCTTCATCACAATCAACAACCACCGACCCGCATTTCAAGAATCAACCACTTTAGTTCTGAGAAAACCCACCCGTAGTCACAGATCATTAGCGCTCCGCCATCTTTGCACACGAAGCACCAGTCTTCAGAATCTATCTCTTTGATTATCTTCCTTCGCTTCTTTTGCTTCTTCATCCTACCCTCTTTCTTCTGATTATACCTAACAATTCAAAAAATCCGAAAAATAACGGTTAAACTAaaacccaggaaaaaaaaataaaaaattaaacctcTGATCactaaatagaaaaaattatagaCAAAATGCAAGTACTTTCACTCGGTCTCCGTCAAAAAAATTCAACCTCAAAATGGCCGGTCGGTTTACCAAGGTCTAGATAGAAAAccacaggaaaaagaaaactagaaagCAGACCACagaaatgtaaaataaaagtaaaaggtctttaacattttaattaaagaaaatatattttttggcgTGCAAAAGGCGAATACTTCTGCCCTGTCGACCCACTGTCTACTGTCTACTGGCTCTGGCTCTGGCTCTGGCTCGACCTTTCATGGTGAATGTAATGAAGCGAACTCCACTTCCACTATAACAACGTGGAAGAGAGCTCGTAATTCACAAAACTCTCCGACACGGCGACACGTGTCTttagaaaaaacattttttttttttaaaaaaaattgttttatagtaaaaaaaataatttttgcataATCCAAATACAATTCTTACTCGACACAAAATAATTTGGTGAAATCCATGTATTATGGAAAGAGTTGTGCAACGAACACATCCCGAATCATAAACAACTACAATTAGGCAACTGTGGTAGGTCTAGACTGTCTAGTACGGTAATACCTATGAACGtctttataagaaaaaaatataaaaaagcctcaTAAATTAACAGCTAAATTTAGAAtagtctttttaatttttaagtgcactaatgtgactcatcaaactaccaaagtttaccaaaaatgtcacttttatccaaatattcttataatattcttattttgttaaaaagtaaaataaaaaattaatttaaaaactattaatataaaactaaaaaagttaaagaaattaaaaaattttaacatttttaattaaaaataataattaaatttttttagtaagagtgacacatgtcatcattttattggtattaccgttgacactaacagaatccatcaagtattttgacggaatttgactacaatgactaaattgttatttttttgcctactttgaagacttttaaattattttttattccgtagtgaacgatttgtaatttaggccaaccacatgaattgattttacatttatccttttttttttcttttaaaaaaatagtttagtatagttttttgttttttttttatagtttttaagagaataagggtattatatgaatattttgacaaaagtgacatttttgaCACACTTTAGTAGTTTGATGAGTCACATTAGTAGACTTGAAAATTCAgtgaattattttaaaattagctATTAGTTAATTTAGTTGAgaggcttttttatattattcttttttttataagcaatacATGGAAACAAGATTAATTAGAGATCTTTTTAATTATGATgaaagagggagggagagaaagaaTTGAGAATCCTTCCGCTTGTATATACAATTAAAAGCGGCCTATTTAAATTCCTCTAGTCCTCTAGGGCGTAGAGCTGTGGTTCCTCTAGTCCCTCTAGGACGTAGAGTTGTGGCGGTGTGGTGTGAATTTTGTTTCAACGTAGTGCAATTGCCTCGTCTGGTCAAGGTAGTGTGGGCAGTGATGGAGGAGATATCGGACATGTGGGGAAAGTTTTCATTGAGAGAGGAGGAAACGGTGGGGGTGTCTCTGGAGACCCCGGAGATAGTCCCTATGGTCAACCGGGGTAGATCGTGTTTGGTGGGGAAATTGGTGGTTGACAGAATAATCCCAAAGGAGTTTTATAAGGCTCCCCTGCTACGAGCATGGAAACCGGCAGGGTCAGCGTCGTTCAAAGTGATTGGCGAGAACATGTTCATTGTGGAGTTTGAGAATGAGTGGGACAAATCTCGGATTATGGAGGGAAGGCCATGGCTATTTGATGGTAATCTGGTGTCTTTGGCAGAGTTTGACGGTCTAACACCTCCGGCAAAGATTAATTTCGACAAGGCATCCTTTTGGATCAGAATGTATAACTTGCCGCTGGCTTGCATGGGAAGAAATATAGGGCTAAAGATTGGTGCTACTGTGGGAGTGGTGGAAGATGTCGATGTGTTGGAGGAGGATGCGGGCTGGGGAGAGTACCTGAGGGTAAGAATTTTGATTGATCTATCAAAACCTTTAGCCAGGGGGAGGATGCTCCATTTACAGGATAGATCTACATGGGTGGCCTTCAAGTACGAGAAACTACCCAAGTTCTGCTTTACGTGTGGACTGATTAAACATGGTAGTATGGGATGCGAGAGGGCTGGAACTCATGCGAAGATTGGTGAAACAGAGGAACAGCAATATGGGACGTGGCTCCGTGTTCAGTTTCCGCAGCGCAGGGGCATGGGGGGTGAGTATCGCTACGGGGGCTTTCGGCAAGAAGGAACCCCGGGAGACGAGCAGCAATGGAGGGCGGCTGGAAAAACAAAGGACACCCAGCCGTCTAGTCCTCCGGTGGAGGGGCAGGCTTTCGGCGGCGGTAGGAAGGTTTCCGAACCAAACCCTAGCACACCACGAAAAGATCCAGCTATGGAAAGTGAGAAGATTCGGCGGGTGGATTCTGCGGCGAAGAAGGTGCCCCTGACAGAAGTGCGGAATTCGGGCGAGATTGACGGAGAACTCAAAAGGAAAGAGGGAGGCTTTTAGAAGGAAAGAAGCTGAGGGATGAAGATGTCGCGGGAGATTTAAATATGGAAGTAAGTGGGCTGGATGGAGAGCTAAATTTAATAAAGGAAAGGCctgagggaaaaaagaaaaaacagtttttgggCCGATGGGATCCGACTTTGGGCCAGATGGTGTATGAGTGTGTCGATGAGGAATTTAGCACTATCATGCTGGAGAGGGACCCATGCAGTGATTCTTATCATCCGCGTGTTGTAACCAGCGGGGTTGCGAAAGACTGGACTGCCCCAAACTCAAGTCAAGTAAGGGGTGAAATCGAAAGGGAGCTCCCAGACAATGATATTAGCGGTTTTAAAAAGAAGGGGCGGGGTATGTCGACAGAAGCACAACCGCTAGTCACTCAGtcaaatgaaagaaagaaggtAGCAAATGGTTCGGTGGCAAACTGGAAGAAAAGAGCTAGACATGAGGCAGTCTGTACACAGAGAGAGACTCAGGAAGATACTAATGCGGATGGAAGCAAGGAGGATCAGAGAAGTATGGAGGAGGGTGGTTTCCAAcagaaaaaaggaaggaaaatggTGGAAGGACAACTCTGCTGCACAAAAGAATTGGCGGTGGCTGTGGAACAGCCCCGCCAAGCCCAATGATTGTTTTGAGTTGGAACtgtcgggggcttgggaacccccgaCCAGTTCGTATTCTCCACCGCTTGGTGGGAGCAAAGAAACCCAGCCTGGTTTTCTTGATGGAAACTAAGCTTAGACGGAATAAAATGGAGGCTATAAAAACAAGACTTGGGTTTGAGGGGCTGTTCGTAGTGGACTGTCACGGACGCAGTGGAGGTTTAGCCCTTCTATGGAAAAAAGAGGTTCATGTGACAATACAAAATTACAGCAGAGGCCATATATGTGCAGTAATTCAATCTGGGAAGGTAGGGAAGGAATGGAAATTCTCGGGCTTCTATGGGAACCCGGATGTGGCTAAAAGGCCGGACTCATGGGCATTACTCAGACACCTTTCACGCCTGGCTCCTGAGCCATGGCTCTGTGTTGGTGATTTCAATGAAATCACCAATGCAGCAGAGAAGACTAGCTCTACTATACGGCCTCCCAGCCAAATGAAAGCTTTCAAGCAGGCTTTGGATGATAGTCATTTAGCTGACTTAGGCTTCTCTGGCCCTAAGTTCACATGGTGCAATGGGAGAAGTGGCAGTTCTTATAACAGGGAGAGGCTGGATAGGGCAGTGGCGAACATGAAATGGACTGAAATTTTTGACGTTGTGGGAGTTAGTGTTCTGCAACGGGGCATTTCGGATCACCACCCCATTGCAGTGGAATTCTCCAAAAGCAGAGATATATGTTGGAACAAAAGTCGGTTCTTCAAATACGAGGCCAGTTGGACAAAACAGAAGGAGCATAAGGAAATTATCAGAAAAGTATGGAGGGtaaaacagagagatcaagaccCGTGGAGCACTTTTCACAAAAAGCTTAGCAGTTGCAGAAGCTCATTGAAACAATGGGTAAGGAAACAAACAAACCCAGTTGAAGAACGGATCAAGTCCATAGAACAGGAACTCCAGCACCTACAGGAACAAGAGCAATGGGAGCTGCCTGCTCCTGAAGCCTCTCTCGAAGATGAACTGCACAACCTGCTAGAACAGGAGGAGCTGaagtgtaacgccccgaatttgaaccagcaaattcgtaagcagaaacctccggtttccacgtgacgttactacatcagagataaccctcgcagcggaatatatttatttcttctaaagccttagtaattgataacataacacatttagagctttaTTGAGTGATAAACGTAATTAAAGTATTACATTTCAAATTGATACAAGAATTCACTACAATCATCAACTACATTATCGAACAGTTCTAATTCCTGTAATGTTAACAAACTCCTATCCTTGAGCTTTATACACTTTCGTACCTGCAACATGGGCTATaccgcccatatataaatacatgggtcagtcaactgctttcaataatgataagattactgatttaattaaaagtatgcGATGCAACAATATGTAGTGTAACAATATGAGAATAATTATAAACACTTATGCCAAGGACTCAAACTCCGAAATCTCTATTCTTTCTACGGGCTTTTCACTGAGGGTCCTTTCTTAAGGCCTCAGtcctgggttgtctatccctctcagagTACCAAACCCACATACTAGGATTGTCTATCTCTCACAGGGCCTCAAATCCCACAAAAttccatggatgtctatctctctcagagcctcaaacccaccaactgggttgtctatctctctcagagcttcaaaaccgAGGATGTGTATCTTTCCTATatccatggatgtctatctctctcagagcctcaaacccaccaactgggttgtctatctctctcagagcttcaaagCCGAGGATGTCTATCGCTCCTAAATCTAAGAATGTCTATCCCTCAGAgcttcaaacccaccaactgggttgtctatccctctcaggGCTTCCTATCTGTCTCTATGCCTTAATACTAAAACATGTCATATTACAACCAATATGCTCCAAACAAGttgcatactattaaataaaacagatatcaaaacattatGGAAAGCTCCACTTGATCATTCTgagtgagtaaggaatactcacagttcttttgTACCGTTTTTCAGTTCATCATAGTGTTCGAGTGGTGGGTATTGCATAGGAGGGGGCCAATCCCATTTGGAAGCATCAGCTGCCGGAAATCTTGCTGGATCGGGGTGGCTTAGATCAGCCCAAGGTGAACACGGGTCTGCTGGGTGCGAGTTCACCGGGGTTGCAGCTGGTGTCGTGGGTCATGGCTGCCATGGCAGAACCGGTTCTGGTTTACTGGTCATCCGGGTTCCAGCAGGTTCGGTGGGTCTCGATCTTGATGGGTTTTGGTCGTGGGTCGGCTAGGTTCTGGGTTCGGTTTCATGCACGCACGGCCTGGTTCGGTCACGGTGGGGGTCGAGTCTTGGCTGGGATCTGGGTCTGTGCAGGGTCTTCGGGGTTCACGGGTTTGCCACGGCCTTCTTGGTCTTCACTTCCAAATCCTGCCGTCTACCCACCGGAAGTCGCGTCTGGGTCCGTCGGATTTATTGTTTCCAGCTGGTTTAGGTCCGTCGAAGGAGGCTGGATCGTTTGCATGCATGGACTGCTGGCTGGGGTCTGCCGAGGGCCGGGCTGCATGGATTCCAGTGGGTCATGCATGGGCTCATGCACGGGTCTAAGGTCCTGGTTCGTTGGTTTCGAGCTTATGGCAATACTGGGTTCAGCTGGGTCTCGGTGGTTCAGCTACAAGCTTGCTGAGATCGCCGAGCAAGGAGGTTTGGATCATCGTTCGTGTTTCCTGGGCTAAAGGCGTTCGGCTCGGCTGGGTCACGTATGGTCACGGCACCGACGGTGCGGCACGGGTTACGGCCAGAACCCGTCGGAGTTGCCCCTGGGTCGACTCCGGCGGTGACCCGTGGAAGATCGGGTCTGGCGGGTACCTCCTGGGTTTCTCCCCTCCGAATCTCTCATTCCGATATCTCCCTCTCAGCCCGCAATTTCTCTCTCAGACACACTCAATCCCACGGCCCCCTTCTCACTGTCTGCTTCTCTTTCACTCTCAAActccatttctctcttctctctccatCACTGTTTCTCACTTCTCTCATCTCTGTTTCTTACTGACTTTCTTTCTCCTGGTCCCTCATCTCACTCtcaactctcaactctcaactcactctctcgatctctcgcTCACTGCTGTGTCTCGGTCttaaaagaaggagaaagaaggaataaagaaagagggagaagggTGCCATTATTACAGCAGCAGAGATGAACTGCTTTGTAGCTGTCTGAGTGAAGACAGGCtagcattgcattgtttaagCACCGAGAAGGACGATCGTgctgaagaaaatatattagaaCCAAAGTGGAGGCAGGCTGTGTTTTTAATAAACTGAGTGGAGGAATCGGAACAACGTGCGACTGCTGAAATGATTTAAATAGGTTTAAATGGAATAAAACGTAAGAATGACGTAGGAGGCGGCTAACGATTTTAGcagattgtgttttaaaaaccgGGTCTTTTAATACAAGCAGTCTCATAAAAATACTGTTCTAaatccgttttgagtctagttgtttcatcggtaatattattatctcaataatatttaaacataataaatttataaaccaaatatatattgcacatattacacattaatattatttattaatattattatgccaatTAGTCTACTGAATAAATCCGTCAGTCTATTtcatttaatcttaaattcTAGTTTAAGACATTAATTGTATTactaaaaatctggggcgctacatgaAGTGGAAGCAAAGAGCAAAAGAGAACTGGTTGCGAAATGGGGAccgaaattcaaaattttttcaTGCTTGTGCTAACCAGAAGCATGGCAGGAGTAGAATATCAGTAATAACTGATAAGGATGGCAGATCATGTGAATCTAAAGAAGAAATTGAGAGTGCCTTCGTGTCCTATTTTCAAGAGCTCTTCACTGGGGGTGCAAATTTGGAGGTGGCAGCTTGTACTGAGGCTCTGGAGTGCAAGGTAACAGAGGATATGAATCAGAAACTGTTAGCAGAATTCACTTTGGACGAAATTTCGGTGGCACTAAACCAGATGCCCCCTCTAAAGGCCCCGGGGCCTGACGGCTTTTCTGCTTGCTTTTACCAACACAACTGGGCCACGGTTCACCATGAGGTTTGTTCTGTTGTTTTACACTTCCTAAATTCTGGTATCTTGGATGCTAGGATCAACCGGACTCATATAGCTCTTATCCCAAAAAATTTGTCCCCTGCCTCAGTCATGGACTTTCGCCCTATAAGCT
Coding sequences within:
- the LOC133871628 gene encoding uncharacterized protein LOC133871628, coding for MIVLSWNCRGLGNPRPVRILHRLVGAKKPSLVFLMETKLRRNKMEAIKTRLGFEGLFVVDCHGRSGGLALLWKKEVHVTIQNYSRGHICAVIQSGKVGKEWKFSGFYGNPDVAKRPDSWALLRHLSRLAPEPWLCVGDFNEITNAAEKTSSTIRPPSQMKAFKQALDDSHLADLGFSGPKFTWCNGRSGSSYNRERLDRAVANMKWTEIFDVVGVSVLQRGISDHHPIAVEFSKSRDICWNKSRFFKYEASWTKQKEHKEIIRKVWRVKQRDQDPWSTFHKKLSSCRSSLKQWPLSKMNCTTC